The Flavobacterium sp. 140616W15 sequence GTACAATTGGAAGCTATGGATAGTCAAGCTGCTCCGTTTATCATTACGCAACCAGAATTTATGCGTAGAATGAAAGAAATGAGTCAGTCTGGTGGTTCTGGAATGTTCGGAATGGGCAATATGCCTGAGATGTATAACTTAGTAGTAAACACAAATTCTGATTTAGCTACTAACATCTTGAATACCGAAGACAAAACACACCAAGAACATTTAGTTAAACAAGCATTAGACTTAGCTAAATTATCTCAAAACTTATTAAAAGGTGAAGCATTAACTGCTTTTGTAAAAAGAAGTTTTGAAATGATTAAATAAGAAGATATCAAGCTCTAAAAGCTATATCATTACTAAGCTCCTCAAGTTATACTTGAGGAGCTTTTTTTATTTACAACCAAAACTACACTAACACAATAAATTATTAATCAAGTATATATACGCATTTACAATAAAAATTATTTATATAATTTTATTACTTTATTTCAAGTTCAAAATCAACCTAGCACAAAATAACATATTCATTAAAACACAATCTTAAAATCATGATTCATATTAGAGTAAATATATATAGAGGATTGCTCCAGTACCAGTTAAAGTGTACATCGACAAAATTGATAGTTTAGATGATATACATATAACAAGATCAGAATCATTTACAGAAAGTATTAATTTATCAAATGGAATTTATACAATAATCATTTCTGGAAAAAACCCTCAAGGAGGAGAAACCATAATGTCCTTCTTTGGAACAGACTCAACCGGAAAGGAGTTTAATTACAAAAAGACATAAAAACACGAATTTACTATTTATTAATTTAAAACTTAATATCATGGCACTAGAAAAAAATATGAATGGCTCACAATAGAAAATGGTCCATTAATGATCCAAAACGCACTTGCTCTCTATGATACAATAGAATCTCCTGGCACAAAAAACAACCCTGTAATTATCGATTGGGCAAAACAGGTTGGAGGAAGCGTTGCAAACGTTTATAAAGCAGATGAGATTGCTTGGTGCGGATTATTTATTGCAGTTGTAGCCCAAAAAAGCGCTAAAGAAATTGTAAAAGACCCATTATGGGCTCTAAACTGGGGAACTTTTGGTAAACATGTCGAGACTCCTATGTTGGGAGATGTTCTTGTTTTTACTAGAAAAACAGCTGACGGAAAAAAAGCTGGTCATGTAGGCTTATATGTTGGCGAAGACGACACTTGCTATCACGTTCTTGGCGGAAACCAAATTAATAAAGTATGCATTATACGAAAAGAAAAAGCACGACTGTATACATCCCGAAGACCTAGTTATAAAGTTCAGCCTAAAAATGTAAGACGAATATTTTTGACTAATTCAGGAGAAATTTCCAATGTAGAGCAGTAACTTTTAATTAATCCCCAGTCTTCAGAACTTAGGATTTGATTGAAAATATTATTTTTTATTTCATAATAGGTATTTGATTTTATAATTAAATTATCATGTCAACCAAAATAGGAATATACGTCACTGGCCTTGGGCAGTCTATAGATAATGAAACTGTTGAGAAATATGCCGAAAGACTTATAAATGAATTAAGTTTTAAAACTAGCAACATTAGTTACAGTCTTAAAATTGAAAAAAAATTCTATCAAACCGATAAAGAATGTACTGTTGTTAGTCTTTTTCAAAAGAATAAGAATACACTAAATAAGAACCAGAAAAAAAGTCCTTTTTACAAAATATACGATTTTCAATATCATCGAATTTTAACCGACAGATTTAATCATTATAACATCATTGTAAAAAACTTGGTCTTATTTGGTTTAGTCTTAAAAAAACTTCCTCAAATCTTTTTACGCCTTTTTAATGGCAATGGCTTTAGCAGACCTCTACAAACCTTTTATGCCATTTCTATCTTATTTACAATCTCAATTTGTATTCTTTTTTTAATTCCTGGTTGCATCGAACTTTTAACAACAGATGATCCTAAAAATCAAACCTTAATCGAAAAAATAAATATTTTCCTTTGCTCAGAGTCTATACCAACTATACCAGTAAAGCTTATAAATTCCCTCGGAAAAAAAGTACTTGCAATAACAACTTTAATTCTTCTATTTATTCCGAAATCTAAAACAATCATTACTTCGCTTGCAACCGAATTTTCATGTGTTGATAGCTATATTACAAATGGGGAGCAAAGCCAAATTTTGCTAGGTAATCTAGATTTATTAATAGAATATATTGCGGAAAAAGAAGTTAATCCTGAAATACATTTTCATGCTTACAGTTTCGGGAGCATACTTGCCATAGATACGCTTTTTCCTATTGCAAAAATACCTCCATCAGACAATATTCAAAAATTAACCAAACTGCTTATTACTATAGGAAACCCATTCGAATTTATCAATGCCTACTACCCCACTTTTTATAACGATAGATGTGACATAATGAAAGACCGTATAAAATGGTTAAATATTTACTCTATTGCAGATGTTTTCTCTACCAATCACAGAAGAGATAATACACGAGGTGAAGCTGAGTTTGGCATAAAAGATATCTCGCTAACTCCAGAAAACATTAACTACGAAATCACATCCGACAAGTCTGGTTTGGTTGCTTTTTTCTCCTTAAATAGCATTAAGATGCACAGGTGTTATTGGGACAAATGCACAATAGGTCAGAGTTGCATGAAAGTATTATTACCTAAATTAATCGACAACAAATACTTATAGACAAAAGGTTGCCAACGAATCACTAAAAATAAGTATTAATTTAGATAACAAAAACTAGCCCCATGAAACCTATCATCTTTATTCCTGGAATTCAAGCTACGAGTCTTGTTAATAGTAACACTTTCGACTTTAATTATATCTGGAATGCTTACGACACATTAGGCTCCTCTATTGGTTCATCAATTTTTGGAGCTTATATTAACGAAAACCTACAATTTAATCCTTTACGATCAAGGAATTGAAACGATAATAGAACGCAATCATATCGCTAAATTTCCATATGAAAATTCCATTGCTAAATTAAAAAACAAACTAAACGAAACCAGAGCATACAAAAACACACCTGCATTTTTATTTGGTTACGATTGCGAATGTCGAATATGGAAAGTGCCAAACGTTTAAAGATTTATATCGAATACCTCAAGCACAAACTCCAAGATCAAAATATCGACGGATTTCGATTTATTACTCATAGTATGGGAGGGTTGGTTTTAAACTGCTACTTAAGTTTATTAAAAGATGATTTTACCGGAATTGACAAAATAGTCATGAATGCTCCTCCATTTTTAGGATCTCCTTATGCATTAGTTCACATGGTAAAAGGCGATGGTGGTTTAAGAAGTATCCTAAATTGGGTGATAGGAAGAAATGAGGATATGCGCAAAGTTATTCGAACTTATCCTGGAGTTTATGAATTATTACCCATTTACAAAGATGCTTTAACTTATACGGATAATAACGAACCACTAGATCTTTTGAAAAAAGAATATTGGCAAGACAACTTATATAGAGATATCGAACCTCTTTTTGATTCTAGATTAGCACTTTTAAAAGAATTTCGTTCTCCTACAGGTTTAAAAAATTTATCTGATTTACCTCAGGTGCTAAAAGACAGAATGATAATTATTGTGGGGAAGATGACAAAACATTTACTAAAGTAAAAGTTCTAAAAAAGGAAACAACAACATTACAAATTTAGTAGACTTAAGTTCTCTTAACGACGGTAGAGAATCTGGTGACGGAACTGTTCCGTTTAAAAGCTCTTCTATCTATGCAAAAGACATTAAAACATTTGCTGTAAAGAAAGAAAACTTCTTTGATGAAATAAGTAACAATCTCGATTTTCATGGTTTATTCCTAAATGATAGCCGGGTACAGAATATCATACAACGGTATTTTTTAACTGAGAGCGCCAATCCAAAACTCAGCGGTCTTAAAAATTGGTGGGACACTCCTAACGGAAGTGTTAGAAAAGTAGAGTGATTAAACTATTATGAATAATCTATAAATAAAACGATTTCGGAAGATTATCTGTAAAATCACCCATCGAAACAATACTCTAAATACAATATCCAAATTAAATCCATTTTTTTAATTACTTACTAAAGACTATCTTTGCAGGCTTTATTTTTAAAAACAGAAGCAATAAATTACATAAAATGATAAAAAGTAACGTATTAAAAGGAGTATTTCTAGTAGCATTTGGCGCAACAAGTTATGGCATGTTAGCTACTTTTGTAAAAATGGCATACGATGAAGGATTCACTACAGCAGAAGTAACTACTTCTCAATTTATATTAGGAATCATTGGAATCCTAATCATCAACGCTTTTCAAAAAGCAAAACATAAAAATACAGTTGTTAAGGCATCTCCAAAAAACATTGCACAGTTAATGATAGCTGGAACTTCATTAGGTATGACTAGTTTATTTTATTACCTAGCTGTAAAATACATTCCTGTTTCTATCGGAATTGTTTTATTGATGCAAACGGTATGGATGGGAGTTTTACTAGAAATGATTTTAGAGAAAAAACTTCCTTCTAAACAAAAAGTAATCGCTGTAATTATTGTTTTAGGAGGTACAGTCTTGGCTACTAATATTACTCAAAACGAGATTCAGTTAGATTGGCGTGGTCTTATGTGGGGTTGTTTGGCCGCTGCATCATTTACCACAACCATGTTTACTGCAAACCGAGTTGCTACCGAAATTTCGTCAGCACAACGTAGTTTATATATGCTTTTAGGAGGAGCAGTTATTGTCTTTTCATTTGGAATAGCGACACAAGTAACTCCTTTTAACTTCGAAATTTTCACAAAATGGGGTATCATTCTTGCACTTTTTGGTACAATTATACCTCCTATGCTTATGAACGCAGGTTTCCCTCTTACAGGAATTGGACTAGGAAGTATCGTTTCAGCATTAGAACTTCCTGTATCTGTAATGATGGCCTACGTACTATTAAATGAAGAAGTAATATTTCTTCAATGGATTGGTATAATTTTAATCATACTTGCGATTATTATTATGAATCTAAATTTTCAGAAGCAGAAATAAACAATTCATGATACTTGTTAAAAATAATTAATATATCATACTAAATTACTAATTATTTCATAAATTCGTAATAAATAACTATTATGAATTTACCTTGGCATATCTATTTAATGGCTTCGCTTTATATTATTGCTGGGATAAATCATTTTAGAAGTCCCAGAATGTATCTAAAGATCATTCCATCTTATTTTTCAAATCCAAAATTATTAAATATTTTAAGCGGTGTCGCTGAGATTATATTAGGATCACTCCTATTAGTCTCAGCGACATCCCATTTTGCGGCATGGGGGATTATTGCGTTATTAGTCGCAGTTTTCCCAACACATATATACATGTATCAAAATGAAAAAGCAAGTTTTGGATTACCTAGATGGATTCTACTATTGCGCATACCTTTTCAGTTAGTTTTGATTTATTGGGCTTATCAATATACTTTTTAACCTTTAGACATTAATTTAAAAACTTTTATTATGAAAAAACTTTTTGCAGAATTTTTCGGAACATTCTGGCTTGTATTTGGAGGTTGCGGAAGTGCAATTTTCGCGGCAGGAATTCCAGATCTAGGAATTGGATTTGCTGGAGTAGCTCTAGCTTTTGGATTAACAGTTTTAACAATGGCTTATGCTGTAGGACATATATCTGGTGGCCATTTTAATCCAGCTGTATCATTTGGACTTTGGGCTAGCGGAAGATTCCCCGCAAAAGACTTAGCACCATACATTATTGCACAATGTATTGGGGCAATTGCGGCAGCAGGAACTTTATTTTCAATTGCATCTGGCAAAGCAGGTTTCATGATAGACAATACCAAAGCTGGTGCCTTTGCATCAAATGGTTTTGGAGCTTTTTCACCAGACGGATACTCCTTACAATCGGCATTTATAGCAGAGTTTGTACTTACTTTATTTTTCTTATTAATCATTCTTGGCGCTACAGATAAATTTGCAAATGGAAAATTTGCAGGAGTGGCAATTGGTCTAGGATTAACATTAATTCACCTAATAAGCATCCCGATCACAAATACATCTGTAAATCCAGCGAGATCTTTATCGCAAGCAGTTTTCGTTGGAGGTGAACCATTATCTCAAGTTTGGTTATTTTGGGTTGCCCCAATTTTAGGAGCAATTGTAGCAGGAATTATATATAAAACATTGTTACAAAATCATGACGCAGCTTAAATTATTATATTAAAATCGATTATTAATCCTTTAAACTTTTAAAATATGGAATTTTTATATTTCTTACTTATTGGAGCAATTTCTGGTTGGCTAGCTGGCCAAATATGGAAAGGCTCAGGTTTTGGAATCCTTGGCAATATTGTTGTTGGAATAGTTGGTGGACTTATTGGTGGATGGATTGCTGGCAAACTAGGTATCGGTGGTGGCGGTTTACTATGGCAAATTATAATTGCTGTTGGTGGAGCTTGGGTTTTATTATTCATTATTAGTTTAATAAAAAGAACATAAACCCCTTACCTACTTGTTGCATTTACAAAACACCAAACAAGTAATATCGTTTTATACAAAGAGAAGAAAATAAGTCTTACCACTTCATTTCTTCTCTTTTTACTTTATAGCAATCATGCTTTAATTACAATACTGAAAATCACAATTTTAAGCCCCATTTTAATTTCATATCAACAAAATCATTAATTTTGAGTAAATACTTTCGTAATGGATGAAATTATTTCTTACTTCAGTACTATTCCATCTTCACACAGAAGTTTAATTCTCGTAAGCAGAATAACTTTTTTTTGGCTCATAGAAAACACTTTTCCTCTCTTTAAGTTCAACTATAAAAAATGGAATCATGCTGGAATCAATTTTTTCTTGACATTTACTACAATCATTATCAACTTTGTTTTAGCATTTATCTTATTAAAAACTGCTGATTGGGCAATTAAAAACAATTTCGGCATTTTACAATGGTTACCCGAAATACCATTATGGCTATATACCATTATAGGATTACTATTATTAGATTTAATAGGAGCGTATTTGGCTCACCTCACCCAACATAAAATTAAATTTTTATGGCGCTTTCATCTTATTCATCATACTGACACCTGGATTGACACCACAAGTGGCAATCGACATCATCCTGGAGAAAGTATAATTCGGTTTATTTTTACAACTTTTGGTGTTTTAATTGTGGGGAGCCCCATGTGGATGGTTTTTCTATATCAAACATTATCTGTTATATCTACTCAATTTACCCATGCGAATATCTCTCTACCCGATAAAGTCGATTCTTTTTTGAGTTACTTTATTGTTTCTCCAAATATGCACAAAATACATCATCATTATGTATTACCCTATACAGATAGCAATTACGGAAATATTTTTTCTGTTTGGGACCGTCTTTTCGGAACATTTATGACACTACCAAAAGAAAAAATCATCTATGGAGTTGACACTCATATGAACCCTGAAGAACACAATAACTTGAAGAATTTATTACAAATTCCGTTTCAGAAACAACGTTCGCAAAAAAACGGTTAAAATCAACAAAAAAAATCTACCATAAGCGACGAAGTAATTATTTTTTTCATTAATATTGATATCTAAATTGAAAATCAATCTATTATTAATCATTAACCCCTATTTGAATTAATTTTCACGTGATGAAAAAGAGTAACCGTAAAGAATTGAACTGGGAACAAACAGAAAAACTTGTTACATTAGCCCTAGAAGAAAAGAATCCTTTTGAAATTATCAAAAAAGAATTTGGATTGGCTGAAAAAGAGGTTTTAGAAATTATGAAAAAGAAAATGCCCGCAGAGAAATTTGAAATGTGGAAAAAGAAAGCTATTGCTAACAAACCTAAGCCAAAACCAGTCAAAATAGATGATTTTGATGAAGATTTGGATGGTAAATATTACATAAAGAACAAATTAGACTAACTATAAAACTCCTGGAAACAGGAGTTTTTTTTTACACCTATAAATAAAATTAAAATGTTTTTGTAACTTACTTCAATCTATAAAGACCAATAGTAAAAATAAACTCATAAGTTATGAAAAGAATAATAGCCACATTAGCATTAGTAGCTGTATTTATAGGCTGTAAAACAGCTAGCTCAACGAATAATACAGTTGCAAAACAAGAAATAGGGGTCAGTATAAATCTTACTGATGTAAAAGAAGACAAAGTCCTAGTTACGATTACAACCCCTAAAATCAATACTGATGAAGTAACTTACAGCATCCCTAAAACTGTTCCCGGAACATATTCTGAGGATAATTACGGTAGATTCATTGAGGACCTGAAAGCGTTTGATTCAAAAGGAACACTCCTTCCTGTAAAAAAAACAGATGACAACACTTGGTCAATATCTAATGCAAAAACATTAAAAACGATTACTTATTTAGTCAACGACACTTTCGATACTGAAAAAGGTACAGGATTTGGCAATGACGATATCTTCTCTCCAGCAGGTACAAATATCGATTCTGGGGTTAATTTCATGATAAACACGCATGGTTTTGTAGGCTATTTTCAAGACAAATTAGACATTCCTTACAAAGTAACCGTTACACATCCAGCATCACTTTGGGGAGCAACCTCAATGACTGATGAAGATGCTAGCAATACTAGCGACGTATTTACAACCTCTCATTATGCTGTTTTGGTAGAAAACCCAATCATGTACTCTAAACCCGATTACACCTCATTTGATGTAAACGGAATGGAAATACAAATAGCTGTATATTCACCAACAGGAAAGTATACCGCAGAAAGTATCACTCCTGAAATGAAAACAATAATGACTGCTCAGAAAAACTTTTTAGGAAAAATAAACTCAACTAAAAAATATACTGTTTTATTATATTTATCAACCATGAAACCTGATGATGCGCATGGGTTTGGAGCTTTAGAGCATCCTACTGCAACAACTGTTGTTTTACCTGAAATGATGCCTAAAGATGAATTAATAAAATCAATGAAAGATGTGGTTTCTCATGAATTCTTCCATATTGTAACTCCATTAACCATTCACTCAAAAGAAATTCAATATTTCGACTATAATGCACCCAAAATGTCTGAGCATTTATGGATGTACGAAGGCGTTACCGAATATTTTGCAAATCTTTTCCAGATCAATCAAGGCCTAATTGACGAACCTGAATTTTATTCCCGTATTGCTGAGAAAGTAGAACATGCAAAAAAAATGAACGACACTATGTCCTTTACAAAAATGAGTGCCAATGTCTTAAAGCAACCCTACAAAGACCAATACTTAAATGTATATGAAAAAGGAGCACTTATTGGAATGTGTATCGATATTATTATTAGAGAAAAAAGTAATGGTCAAAGAGGAATTCTAGACTTAATGCATAAGTTATCGGATGAATATGGCATCACTAAGCCATTTAACGACAATGAACTCTTTGCTAAAATCACACAATTAACTTATCCTGAAGTTGGATCATTTTTAGACACTTACGTAGCAGGAACAACTCCAATCCCATACGATTTTTACTTAAGTAAAGTTGGAGTAACTAAAGCCACAGAGAAAGTTCCTGGAACAATTTTCTTAAAAGGCCAAGTTCCATACATCACTATAAACCCTGAGACTAAAGAAATTATGGTTATTCCAGAAATCGAATTAAACCCTTTTTTCAAAGCACTTGATCTAAGAGGAGGTGACTATATTTTATCTATAAACGAAAAGCCTTATTCATTGATAAACATATACGACATGATAACCGAAAGCCAATCATGGAAAGAAAACACCCCTATAACCATTAAGATAAAACGCAATGGTAAGGAACAAACTTTAAAAGGAGTAGTTAAACTTCCTTACGAAGAAAAAAATACTTTTAAAGCATCAGACAACTCCAAGCAAACTCTTAGAAACGCTTGGTTAAAAGGATAATAAGAAATAAAAACAAAGAAATCTCAATTTAGAAATAGATTGAGATTTTTTTACAAATTAAAAGTTTAGCTATGTTTATATTAAAACTATTTTCTTTATTTTGCACGAAAATCTATAAACAATGAAAAAAACTATTATTGCATTCGTTACCCTTGTTCTTTTAGCTTCTTGTAGCAAAAACGAATCAAAAACCAATTTGCATATTACAGGAAATATTAAAGGATTAAAAAATGGTACCTTATATATACAACGAATTGTTGACACCTCATTAGTCGCTATTGATAGTATTAAAATCGATGGTAATTCAACTTTCGAAACTAACATTGAATTAAAGTCTCCAGAAATGCTTTATTTATTTCTAGATCGCGGAGTAAGTAACTCACTAGACAACAATATATTATTCTTTGCTGAACCAGGTAATATAAACATCGATACAAATCTAGACACATACATTTCAGGCGCTAAAATTACTGGATCAAAAAATCAAGAATTATATGAGGATTACCGAAAAATAAGCTCACGCTTTAATGATTCTAATCTTGATCTTGTAGCGTTAAGGTTTAAAGCAATGAAAAGCAATAACCAGAAAACATTAGATAGCATCAACGAAAGACAAGAGTCAAATATCAAACGAAAATACTTATATGCTACAAACTTTGCTATCAACAACAAAGATTACGAAATAGCACCATATATTGCTTTATCTGACATATATGACATTAATATTAAATTCTTGGATACAATCCAAAAATCGATGACTCCTAAAGTAGCTCAATCTCTTTATGGAAAAAAACTTACCGAGTATGTTGCCAAAATAAAGAAAGAACAATAACATAGACTCTGATCATTACAACAATATCAATCCTGCTTTAATAAAAGCAGGATTTTTTTTTGACTTTTTCAAATTACATTCTACGAATCCTATAATTTCATATCCTTCTCAGGAAACCTACAAAACTAGAACTTAATCACATTTAAAAACCAAAGCTTAAACATATCATACCTCTGCTAACGCATTTATCACCTCTTTAAAACACAATGTCAATCCAGTTAATCTTTATTTTACTTCACATTAAAAATAAAGATCTTTAAGCCTTAATTTTAAGAGCTGAGAAACACCAAATTCTTTTTTCTACAAGCTAACTAATAGCTATCAAGTTTTAGTATTGATCCGATAATAACAATAGAAACTCAATACAAGGCAAAAAAAAACCATCATATTTCTATGATGGTTTTAACTCTGAGCCGGCGGAGGGACTCGAACCCACGACCTGCTGATTACAAATCAGCTGCTCTAGCCAACTGAGCTACGCTGGCGACTCATTACGGGTGCAAATGTAAAGTGCTTTTTTGAATTTTCCAAAAAAAATTTTACATTTTTAATACAAATAAAAAACCATCCTTATCGGATGGTTTTATCTTGAGCCGGCGGAGGGACTCGAACCCACGACCTGCTGATTACAAATCAGCTGCTCTAGCCAACTGAGCTACGCTGGCGACTCATTACGGGCGGAAATGCAAGAATAATTTGGTTTACCAAAATAATTTCACACTTTCAATACTAATAAAAAACCACCCTTATTGGATGGTTTTATTTTGAGCCGGCGGAGGGACTCGAACCCACGACCTGCTGATTACAAATCAGCTGCTCTAGCCAACTGAGCTACGCTGGCGACTCATTACGGGTGCAAATATATAGCTGTTTTTTGAATCTCACAACATAAATTTGCACTTTTTTATAGTTTTTTCCGACTACAATTCGTTGATTTTAGCAATCAATTGATTAGCAGTTTCTTCCAATTCAACATTGATTTGTTTGAAGTGTGATTTTTTATTTTCTACGTTCTTTGCGTTCACTTTTGTGATCAAAGCATCAAAAGCAGCAATAGCCTCATCGATTAAAGCATTAGTTTCTGTAGATGGTT is a genomic window containing:
- a CDS encoding EamA family transporter, which translates into the protein MIKSNVLKGVFLVAFGATSYGMLATFVKMAYDEGFTTAEVTTSQFILGIIGILIINAFQKAKHKNTVVKASPKNIAQLMIAGTSLGMTSLFYYLAVKYIPVSIGIVLLMQTVWMGVLLEMILEKKLPSKQKVIAVIIVLGGTVLATNITQNEIQLDWRGLMWGCLAAASFTTTMFTANRVATEISSAQRSLYMLLGGAVIVFSFGIATQVTPFNFEIFTKWGIILALFGTIIPPMLMNAGFPLTGIGLGSIVSALELPVSVMMAYVLLNEEVIFLQWIGIILIILAIIIMNLNFQKQK
- a CDS encoding MauE/DoxX family redox-associated membrane protein, with the translated sequence MNLPWHIYLMASLYIIAGINHFRSPRMYLKIIPSYFSNPKLLNILSGVAEIILGSLLLVSATSHFAAWGIIALLVAVFPTHIYMYQNEKASFGLPRWILLLRIPFQLVLIYWAYQYTF
- a CDS encoding TIGR02594 family protein encodes the protein MIQNALALYDTIESPGTKNNPVIIDWAKQVGGSVANVYKADEIAWCGLFIAVVAQKSAKEIVKDPLWALNWGTFGKHVETPMLGDVLVFTRKTADGKKAGHVGLYVGEDDTCYHVLGGNQINKVCIIRKEKARLYTSRRPSYKVQPKNVRRIFLTNSGEISNVEQ
- a CDS encoding peptidase M61, which translates into the protein MKRIIATLALVAVFIGCKTASSTNNTVAKQEIGVSINLTDVKEDKVLVTITTPKINTDEVTYSIPKTVPGTYSEDNYGRFIEDLKAFDSKGTLLPVKKTDDNTWSISNAKTLKTITYLVNDTFDTEKGTGFGNDDIFSPAGTNIDSGVNFMINTHGFVGYFQDKLDIPYKVTVTHPASLWGATSMTDEDASNTSDVFTTSHYAVLVENPIMYSKPDYTSFDVNGMEIQIAVYSPTGKYTAESITPEMKTIMTAQKNFLGKINSTKKYTVLLYLSTMKPDDAHGFGALEHPTATTVVLPEMMPKDELIKSMKDVVSHEFFHIVTPLTIHSKEIQYFDYNAPKMSEHLWMYEGVTEYFANLFQINQGLIDEPEFYSRIAEKVEHAKKMNDTMSFTKMSANVLKQPYKDQYLNVYEKGALIGMCIDIIIREKSNGQRGILDLMHKLSDEYGITKPFNDNELFAKITQLTYPEVGSFLDTYVAGTTPIPYDFYLSKVGVTKATEKVPGTIFLKGQVPYITINPETKEIMVIPEIELNPFFKALDLRGGDYILSINEKPYSLINIYDMITESQSWKENTPITIKIKRNGKEQTLKGVVKLPYEEKNTFKASDNSKQTLRNAWLKG
- a CDS encoding sterol desaturase family protein, producing MDEIISYFSTIPSSHRSLILVSRITFFWLIENTFPLFKFNYKKWNHAGINFFLTFTTIIINFVLAFILLKTADWAIKNNFGILQWLPEIPLWLYTIIGLLLLDLIGAYLAHLTQHKIKFLWRFHLIHHTDTWIDTTSGNRHHPGESIIRFIFTTFGVLIVGSPMWMVFLYQTLSVISTQFTHANISLPDKVDSFLSYFIVSPNMHKIHHHYVLPYTDSNYGNIFSVWDRLFGTFMTLPKEKIIYGVDTHMNPEEHNNLKNLLQIPFQKQRSQKNG
- a CDS encoding DUF2805 domain-containing protein, with the protein product MKKSNRKELNWEQTEKLVTLALEEKNPFEIIKKEFGLAEKEVLEIMKKKMPAEKFEMWKKKAIANKPKPKPVKIDDFDEDLDGKYYIKNKLD
- a CDS encoding GlsB/YeaQ/YmgE family stress response membrane protein yields the protein MEFLYFLLIGAISGWLAGQIWKGSGFGILGNIVVGIVGGLIGGWIAGKLGIGGGGLLWQIIIAVGGAWVLLFIISLIKRT
- a CDS encoding DUF4369 domain-containing protein; this translates as MKKTIIAFVTLVLLASCSKNESKTNLHITGNIKGLKNGTLYIQRIVDTSLVAIDSIKIDGNSTFETNIELKSPEMLYLFLDRGVSNSLDNNILFFAEPGNINIDTNLDTYISGAKITGSKNQELYEDYRKISSRFNDSNLDLVALRFKAMKSNNQKTLDSINERQESNIKRKYLYATNFAINNKDYEIAPYIALSDIYDINIKFLDTIQKSMTPKVAQSLYGKKLTEYVAKIKKEQ
- the aqpZ gene encoding aquaporin Z, translated to MKKLFAEFFGTFWLVFGGCGSAIFAAGIPDLGIGFAGVALAFGLTVLTMAYAVGHISGGHFNPAVSFGLWASGRFPAKDLAPYIIAQCIGAIAAAGTLFSIASGKAGFMIDNTKAGAFASNGFGAFSPDGYSLQSAFIAEFVLTLFFLLIILGATDKFANGKFAGVAIGLGLTLIHLISIPITNTSVNPARSLSQAVFVGGEPLSQVWLFWVAPILGAIVAGIIYKTLLQNHDAA